The following are encoded together in the Xiphophorus hellerii strain 12219 chromosome 3, Xiphophorus_hellerii-4.1, whole genome shotgun sequence genome:
- the yrdc gene encoding threonylcarbamoyl-AMP synthase produces the protein MRSFVFVAAGLIKYRGSHCSAVAGRLGTEMCKEPKTKLLRLYPPTSNGPTVHQETQTDDSEILSCTVKALKDGHIVAVPTDTIYGLACLAQNSEAVKKIYEVKERNGQKPLAICVGEIRDIYQYCKVKVKEDLLGDLLPGPVTLVFERSEKLNTNLNPFTSLVGVRIPDHAFMRRLCQMCGEPLALTSANISSNTSTVEAHEFQELWSKLAVVVDGGPIGDQTRQGSTVIDLSILDKYRVIRPGCALSATLDVLEHKYGLSENSKEE, from the exons ATGCGTTCGTTTGTATTTGTCGCTGCTGGATTGATCAAATATAGAGGATCTCACTGTTCAGCGGTCGCTGGTCGACTCGGAACCGAAATGTGTAAAGAACCGAAGACTAAACTGCTCCGCTTGTACCCGCCAACCTCCAACGGGCCGACGGTTCATCAAGAGACCCAAACAG aTGACTCTGAAATCCTGAGCTGCACAGTGAAAGCTCTGAAAGACGGTCACATTGTTGCAGTGCCGACAGACACTATCTACGGTCTGGCGTGTTTGGCCCAAAACTCTGAGGCTGTCAAAAAAATCTACGAAGTGAAAGAACGGAATGGACAGAAGCCGCTGGCGATCTGTGTTGGAGAAATTCGGGATATCTATCA GTACTGTAAGGTGAAGGTGAAAGAGGATCTTCTAGGTGATTTACTGCCTGGTCCCGTCACTCTTGTGTTTGAAAGATCTGAAAAGCTGAATACAAATCTCAATCCTTTTACTTCA CTTGTAGGCGTTCGTATTCCTGATCATGCCTTTATGAGGCGCCTCTGCCAGATGTGTGGGGAACCATTGGCACTGACAAGTGCCAACATCAGCTCAAATACCAGCACAGTGGAAGCACAT GAGTTTCAGGAGCTCTGGTCAAAACTAGCTGTGGTGGTGGATGGAGGACCAATAGGAGACCAGACCCGGCAGGGGTCAACTGTGATTGATCTGTCAATACTAGATAAATACAGAGTCATCAGACCAGGctg TGCCCTTTCTGCCACGCTTGACGTGTTGGAGCACAAATACGGACTGTCAGAGAACTCAAAGGAGGAATGA